One window from the genome of Marinobacter sp. es.048 encodes:
- the guaA gene encoding glutamine-hydrolyzing GMP synthase, with protein MAQNIHDHRILILDFGSQYTQLIARRVREIGVYCEIKAFDITDEELNEFNPKGIILAGGPESVTQLGGPRAPEGLFDRGIPILGICYGMQTMAEQLGGRVASSEKREFGYAQVKVRAKGPLLADITDHLTPAGESLLDVWMSHGDKVVAMPEGFELLASTESAPISAMQDLSRNLYGVQFHPEVTHTLQGKRILEHFILTICNCEALWTPAKIVDDAVQKIREQVGSDKVLLGLSGGVDSSVTAALLHRAIGDQLTCVFVDNGLLRLHEGDQVMDMFASNMGVKVIRVDSEDLFLSKLKGVADPEQKRKIIGNTFIDVFDDEAANIKDVNWLAQGTIYPDVIESAASKTGKAHVIKSHHNVGGLPETMKMKLVEPLRELFKDEVRRIGLELGLPYDMVYRHPFPGPGLGVRILGEVKKEYADILRKADAIFLEELHRADFYHKTSQAFAVFLPVKSVGVVGDARRYEYVVALRAVETIDFMTARWAHLPYDLLETVSNRIINEITGVSRVTYDVSSKPPATIEWE; from the coding sequence ATGGCCCAGAACATTCACGACCACCGCATCCTGATTCTCGATTTCGGTTCCCAGTACACCCAGCTGATTGCCCGCCGTGTTCGCGAGATCGGCGTTTACTGTGAAATCAAGGCGTTCGATATCACCGATGAAGAGCTAAATGAATTCAATCCCAAAGGGATTATTCTTGCCGGTGGTCCGGAGTCGGTAACTCAGCTGGGCGGACCCCGGGCGCCGGAAGGATTGTTTGACCGCGGTATTCCGATTCTCGGCATCTGTTACGGCATGCAGACCATGGCAGAGCAGCTTGGAGGCCGCGTTGCCAGTTCAGAGAAGCGTGAGTTTGGCTATGCCCAGGTCAAGGTGCGCGCCAAGGGCCCGCTCCTGGCCGATATCACTGACCATCTGACGCCGGCAGGTGAGTCGTTGCTGGATGTATGGATGAGCCACGGAGACAAGGTGGTGGCGATGCCCGAGGGCTTTGAGCTTCTGGCCTCTACCGAGAGTGCGCCGATTTCTGCAATGCAGGATCTCAGCCGGAACCTTTACGGTGTTCAGTTCCACCCCGAAGTAACCCACACCCTTCAGGGCAAGCGGATTCTCGAGCACTTCATCCTGACTATCTGTAACTGCGAAGCGCTCTGGACACCGGCCAAGATCGTTGATGATGCGGTTCAGAAAATTCGCGAGCAGGTGGGCAGCGACAAGGTATTGCTTGGTTTGTCCGGTGGTGTCGATTCCTCGGTGACGGCAGCACTGCTGCACCGCGCAATCGGTGATCAGCTGACCTGTGTCTTTGTGGACAATGGTCTGCTGCGTCTGCACGAAGGCGATCAGGTGATGGACATGTTCGCCAGCAATATGGGTGTAAAGGTGATTCGGGTCGACTCGGAAGACCTGTTCCTGTCCAAGCTCAAGGGTGTCGCTGATCCCGAACAGAAACGCAAGATTATCGGCAACACCTTTATCGACGTATTCGACGATGAGGCTGCCAATATCAAGGACGTGAACTGGCTGGCCCAGGGCACGATCTATCCGGATGTGATCGAGTCTGCCGCATCCAAGACCGGGAAGGCCCATGTCATCAAGTCCCACCACAACGTGGGTGGCCTGCCGGAAACCATGAAAATGAAGCTGGTTGAGCCGCTGCGGGAGCTTTTCAAAGATGAAGTCCGCCGAATTGGCCTTGAACTCGGCTTGCCATACGACATGGTGTACCGTCACCCGTTCCCGGGGCCGGGCCTGGGCGTGCGTATTCTTGGCGAAGTGAAAAAGGAATACGCCGATATCCTGCGCAAGGCAGATGCCATCTTCCTGGAAGAGCTTCATCGCGCCGATTTCTACCACAAGACCAGCCAGGCCTTTGCGGTATTCCTGCCGGTCAAGTCGGTGGGCGTGGTAGGAGATGCCCGCCGCTACGAATACGTAGTGGCCCTGCGTGCTGTTGAAACCATCGATTTCATGACCGCCCGCTGGGCGCATCTGCCGTATGATTTGTTGGAGACCGTCTCAAACCGGATTATCAACGAGATCACTGGCGTTTCCCGGGTGACCTATGATGTTTCGTCCAAGCCGCCGGCAACGATTGAGTGGGAATAA
- the aspS gene encoding aspartate--tRNA ligase: MRSHYCGGINESYIDQEVTLCGWVHRRRDHGGVIFLDLRDRDGMSQVVVDPDTPESFALAEKVRSEFVIKVTGRVRRRPAGTENNNMPTGQVELLGKELSILNAAATPPFPLDEHVDVGEDVRLRYRFVDLRRPEMINRLRFRSRVTSYIRNYLDSNGFMDVETPILTRATPEGARDYLVPSRTHEGSFFALPQSPQLFKQLLMVSGVDRYYQIAKCFRDEDLRADRQPEFTQVDIEASFIDEETLMKLNEDMIRALFKDVLDVELPSFPRMPHFEAMQRYGSDKPDLRIPLELVDVADLVESVDFKVFAGPAKDRKGRVAALRVPKGGDLSRKQIDDYTKFVGIYGAKGLAYIKVNDLSKGVEGLQSPIIKFLGEEVVQGIMERVGAEDGDIVFFGADKTTVVNEALGALRIKVGHDLDMLTSEWAPLWVVDFPMFEETPDGGLTAIHHPFTAPSCSPEDLASDPANALSRAYDMVLNGTELGGGSIRIHDEKMQEAVFRILGIGEEEARAKFGFLLDALKFGCPPHGGLAFGLDRLVMLMTGASSIRDVIAFPKTQSATCLMTQAPGEVDEKQLRELHIRLRKPSKPVEGNKAEAGEGNE; the protein is encoded by the coding sequence ATGCGCAGTCATTATTGCGGTGGGATTAACGAATCCTACATCGATCAGGAAGTCACACTTTGCGGATGGGTCCACCGCCGCCGTGACCACGGTGGGGTTATCTTCCTGGATCTGCGGGATCGGGATGGTATGTCGCAGGTGGTTGTTGATCCTGATACCCCTGAGAGCTTTGCGCTCGCGGAGAAAGTTCGTAGCGAGTTCGTGATCAAGGTCACTGGTCGGGTGCGTCGTCGTCCTGCCGGCACCGAGAACAACAACATGCCGACCGGGCAGGTTGAGCTTCTGGGCAAGGAACTGAGCATCCTGAACGCCGCGGCAACGCCGCCGTTCCCGCTGGACGAGCATGTGGACGTAGGCGAGGACGTGCGTCTGCGCTATCGGTTTGTGGACCTGCGTCGCCCTGAAATGATCAACCGCCTGCGTTTCCGTTCCCGGGTAACCAGCTACATCCGTAACTACCTGGACAGCAACGGCTTCATGGATGTGGAAACCCCCATCCTGACCCGTGCCACGCCGGAAGGTGCGCGGGATTACCTGGTGCCGAGCCGTACCCACGAGGGATCCTTCTTTGCACTGCCGCAGTCGCCGCAGTTGTTCAAGCAGCTCCTGATGGTGTCTGGTGTCGACCGTTACTACCAGATCGCCAAGTGTTTCCGGGATGAAGACCTGCGCGCAGACCGTCAGCCGGAGTTTACCCAGGTAGACATCGAGGCCTCTTTTATTGATGAAGAGACTCTGATGAAGCTGAACGAAGACATGATCCGGGCGCTGTTCAAGGATGTGCTGGATGTTGAGCTGCCGTCGTTCCCGCGTATGCCGCACTTCGAGGCCATGCAGCGTTACGGCAGTGACAAACCGGACCTTCGCATCCCTCTGGAACTGGTTGATGTGGCGGATCTGGTCGAAAGCGTCGACTTCAAGGTTTTTGCCGGCCCGGCCAAGGATCGCAAAGGCCGAGTCGCCGCCCTCAGGGTGCCGAAAGGTGGCGATCTGAGCCGCAAACAGATTGACGACTACACCAAATTTGTCGGCATATACGGTGCCAAAGGTCTCGCCTATATCAAGGTAAATGACCTGTCCAAGGGCGTCGAAGGCCTGCAGTCTCCGATCATCAAGTTCCTGGGCGAAGAGGTCGTGCAGGGAATCATGGAACGGGTTGGCGCAGAAGATGGCGACATCGTTTTCTTCGGCGCTGACAAGACCACGGTGGTTAATGAGGCACTGGGTGCGCTGCGAATCAAGGTTGGTCACGACCTGGATATGCTGACCAGTGAATGGGCGCCGCTGTGGGTGGTTGATTTCCCGATGTTTGAGGAGACTCCGGACGGCGGCCTGACAGCGATTCACCACCCGTTCACCGCGCCTTCCTGCAGCCCGGAAGATCTGGCCTCAGACCCGGCCAACGCACTCTCCCGCGCCTACGATATGGTGTTGAACGGCACCGAGCTGGGCGGCGGTTCCATCCGTATCCACGATGAGAAAATGCAGGAAGCGGTATTCCGTATCCTGGGTATCGGTGAAGAAGAAGCCCGGGCCAAGTTCGGCTTCCTGCTGGACGCCCTGAAGTTCGGTTGCCCGCCCCACGGTGGTCTGGCGTTCGGGCTGGACCGTCTGGTCATGCTGATGACCGGCGCTTCGTCCATCCGTGACGTCATCGCATTCCCGAAAACCCAGAGCGCCACCTGTCTGATGACCCAGGCGCCCGGCGAAGTGGATGAGAAGCAGCTGCGAGAGCTGCACATCCGCCTGCGCAAGCCTTCGAAGCCGGTTGAAGGCAACAAGGCGGAAGCCGGCGAGGGCAACGAGTAA
- the galE gene encoding UDP-glucose 4-epimerase GalE, with amino-acid sequence MKVLVTGGAGYIGSHVVRQLGHAGHDIVVFDNLSTGYRWAVTAGELVVGDLADEAAVEDLFSRHRFEAVLHFAANIVVPESVANPLKYYSNNTRNTLNLLKAIEKHEVPFMVFSSTAAVYGMPEQTVLTEDLPLAPINPYGASKMMSERMIMDLAAASSLNYVILRYFNVAGANPEGLLGQATPEATHLIKVACECVTGQRDGMSVFGTDYDTRDGTCIRDYIHVEDLAKAHVMALDFMADGGDSKVMNCGYGRGFTVREVIDVVKAQSGVDFPVTETGRRAGDPAALMADNTLIRQTLAWQPDYDDLDTIVGTALAWEAIWQKKKTDDTQ; translated from the coding sequence ATGAAAGTCCTCGTTACCGGCGGAGCCGGATATATTGGCAGTCATGTGGTCCGTCAGCTCGGCCATGCCGGTCACGATATCGTGGTGTTTGATAACCTCTCCACGGGCTACCGCTGGGCGGTAACCGCCGGCGAACTGGTGGTCGGTGATCTGGCCGATGAGGCGGCCGTCGAGGACTTGTTCTCCCGACACCGGTTTGAGGCGGTTCTGCATTTTGCAGCCAACATTGTGGTGCCGGAATCCGTCGCCAACCCCCTGAAGTACTACAGCAACAACACCCGCAATACCCTGAACCTGCTGAAGGCGATCGAAAAACACGAAGTGCCCTTCATGGTGTTTTCCTCCACGGCGGCCGTCTATGGCATGCCCGAGCAAACAGTGCTCACCGAGGATCTGCCGCTGGCTCCGATCAACCCGTATGGCGCTTCCAAGATGATGAGCGAGCGGATGATCATGGATCTCGCCGCAGCCTCCAGCCTCAACTACGTGATTCTCCGTTATTTCAATGTGGCGGGCGCCAATCCGGAAGGGCTGCTTGGTCAGGCCACGCCTGAAGCCACGCATCTTATCAAGGTGGCCTGCGAGTGCGTGACCGGACAGCGTGATGGTATGAGTGTCTTCGGTACCGATTACGATACCCGGGACGGTACCTGCATTCGCGACTACATCCATGTGGAAGATCTGGCCAAAGCCCATGTGATGGCGTTGGACTTCATGGCAGACGGTGGTGATTCGAAGGTCATGAACTGCGGCTATGGTCGCGGCTTTACGGTTCGGGAAGTGATTGATGTGGTCAAGGCGCAATCCGGCGTTGATTTTCCGGTCACCGAAACCGGTCGCCGTGCTGGCGACCCGGCGGCGCTGATGGCCGACAACACGCTCATTCGCCAGACCCTGGCCTGGCAGCCTGATTACGACGACCTGGATACCATTGTCGGCACGGCTTTGGCGTGGGAAGCGATCTGGCAGAAGAAAAAAACAGACGACACCCAATAA
- a CDS encoding YebC/PmpR family DNA-binding transcriptional regulator, with protein MAGHSKWANIKHRKAAQDARRGKIFTKIIRELTVAARQGGGNPDDNPRLRAVIDKALTANMKKDTIERAVERGAGGGDDDNYEELTYEGYGPGGVAIFVEVMTDNKNRSVAEIRHAFNKMGGNLGTDGSVAYLFSKQGIISYGPEWDEDRLVEAVLNAGAEDLAAQDDGSWEIVTTPEQFLDVKESLVNAGLVPDNAEVTMVPSTRVELDRDGAETILKLIDMLEDLDDVQNVYHNADISSEIMESL; from the coding sequence ATGGCGGGTCACAGTAAGTGGGCCAACATCAAGCACCGCAAGGCAGCACAGGATGCCAGGCGGGGCAAGATCTTCACCAAAATCATTCGTGAGCTGACCGTAGCCGCGCGCCAGGGCGGGGGGAATCCCGATGATAATCCCCGTCTGCGCGCGGTCATCGACAAGGCGCTCACCGCGAATATGAAAAAAGACACCATCGAGCGCGCGGTAGAGCGCGGCGCCGGTGGTGGCGATGACGACAACTACGAAGAGCTGACCTACGAAGGCTACGGCCCGGGCGGAGTGGCGATATTCGTGGAAGTCATGACCGATAACAAAAACCGTTCTGTTGCCGAAATCCGCCACGCGTTCAACAAAATGGGTGGCAATCTTGGTACCGACGGATCGGTGGCCTACCTGTTCAGCAAGCAGGGCATCATAAGCTACGGCCCGGAGTGGGACGAGGACAGGCTCGTGGAAGCCGTACTCAACGCCGGTGCCGAAGATCTTGCGGCCCAGGACGACGGATCCTGGGAAATTGTCACCACGCCCGAGCAGTTTCTGGACGTAAAGGAATCGCTGGTCAATGCAGGGCTGGTACCTGACAATGCCGAAGTAACCATGGTTCCATCCACGCGGGTGGAGCTGGATCGGGACGGCGCAGAAACCATCCTCAAGCTCATTGATATGCTCGAAGATCTGGACGATGTTCAGAATGTCTATCACAACGCGGATATCTCCAGCGAGATCATGGAATCGCTGTGA
- the ruvB gene encoding Holliday junction branch migration DNA helicase RuvB: protein MIESDRLISARAGEYEEVQDRAIRPTLLAEYVGQPTVREQMDIFISAARGRQEALDHVLIFGPPGLGKTTLANIIANEMGVSIKTTSGPVLEKAGDLAAMLTNLEEGDVLFIDEIHRLSAAVEEVLYPAMEDYQLDIMIGEGPAARSIKLDLPPFTLVGATTRAGLLTSPLRDRFGIVQRLEFYNTEDLTSIILRSARLSSVAVDEAGAFEIARRSRGTPRIANRLLRRVRDFAEVRADGQITSDIADQALNMLKVDNQGFDHMDRRLLLAMIEKFDGGPVGVESLAAAISEERGTIEDVLEPFLIQQGYMVRTPRGRMVTSNAYQHFGVIPPKSGREDDLFG from the coding sequence ATGATCGAATCCGACCGGTTGATCTCGGCCCGGGCCGGTGAATACGAGGAAGTACAGGACAGGGCCATTCGCCCGACCCTGCTGGCTGAATATGTTGGCCAGCCTACGGTCCGTGAGCAGATGGATATATTTATATCTGCCGCAAGGGGCCGCCAGGAAGCCCTGGATCATGTTCTGATCTTTGGCCCGCCCGGTCTGGGCAAGACAACCCTGGCCAATATCATTGCCAATGAGATGGGTGTATCCATCAAGACAACCTCCGGTCCGGTGCTTGAAAAAGCCGGGGACCTGGCAGCAATGCTTACCAATCTCGAAGAAGGTGACGTTCTCTTCATCGACGAGATTCACCGTCTCAGCGCCGCCGTAGAAGAAGTCCTCTATCCCGCGATGGAAGATTACCAGCTCGATATCATGATTGGTGAGGGTCCGGCTGCCCGTTCCATCAAGTTGGACCTGCCGCCGTTCACCCTTGTTGGGGCTACAACCCGCGCGGGATTGCTGACATCGCCCTTGCGGGATCGCTTCGGGATTGTCCAGCGTCTGGAGTTCTACAACACCGAAGATCTCACCAGCATCATTTTGCGTTCAGCGCGACTTTCTTCGGTTGCCGTTGATGAGGCAGGCGCATTTGAAATCGCCCGCCGGTCAAGGGGCACGCCACGGATCGCCAACCGTTTGTTGCGCCGTGTGCGGGATTTTGCGGAGGTCCGCGCCGACGGTCAGATTACTTCCGACATAGCGGATCAGGCCCTGAACATGTTGAAAGTGGATAACCAGGGTTTCGACCATATGGACCGTCGACTGCTGTTGGCCATGATCGAAAAGTTCGACGGTGGGCCTGTCGGTGTCGAGAGCCTTGCGGCGGCAATCAGTGAGGAGCGCGGCACGATCGAGGATGTGCTTGAGCCCTTCCTGATACAGCAGGGTTACATGGTCCGGACCCCGCGGGGACGGATGGTGACCTCCAACGCCTATCAGCACTTTGGCGTCATTCCGCCGAAGTCCGGCAGGGAGGACGATCTTTTTGGTTGA
- the ruvA gene encoding Holliday junction branch migration protein RuvA, with protein sequence MIGRIRGILVEKAPGQALVECAGLGYEVDIPYTTFFHLPETGDEVTLHTHFAVREDAQSLYGFASSLDRDLFRLLIKVNGVGPKLAVGILSGLDAQQFIRCVENRDSASLVKLPGVGKKTAERLLIEMTDRIGQLEGQFVPTSLETTGLDQMGGQGPSLGPAATEEAEAALIALGYKPQEAAKAISKVAEEGMNSETLIRLALRNMIPA encoded by the coding sequence TTGATTGGTCGTATCCGAGGTATTCTGGTTGAAAAGGCTCCGGGCCAGGCGCTGGTTGAATGCGCCGGTCTGGGGTACGAAGTCGATATTCCCTACACCACTTTCTTTCATCTGCCGGAAACCGGCGATGAAGTGACCCTGCACACCCATTTTGCCGTCCGCGAAGATGCCCAGAGCCTGTACGGTTTTGCCTCCAGCCTGGACCGGGACCTGTTCCGCTTGCTAATCAAGGTCAACGGTGTTGGCCCGAAACTGGCGGTCGGCATTCTTTCCGGTCTGGACGCCCAGCAGTTTATTCGCTGCGTCGAGAACCGCGACTCCGCCTCACTGGTCAAACTTCCTGGTGTTGGCAAGAAAACCGCAGAACGGCTTCTTATTGAAATGACGGACCGGATAGGGCAACTTGAAGGGCAATTTGTGCCAACGTCGCTTGAGACGACAGGGCTGGATCAAATGGGCGGTCAGGGTCCATCTCTCGGGCCGGCAGCGACCGAGGAAGCGGAAGCCGCACTGATTGCGCTGGGCTACAAGCCCCAGGAGGCCGCCAAGGCCATCAGCAAAGTGGCCGAGGAGGGCATGAACAGCGAAACCCTCATCCGTCTGGCCCTGCGAAACATGATACCGGCCTGA
- the fabR gene encoding HTH-type transcriptional repressor FabR gives MATRAEQKLKTRRALMDAALSQLSADRGFGSLSLREVAREAGIAPTSFYRHFAELDELGLALVDEGGVALRQLMRQARKRIARDGGSAISTSVETFMEYLGNNANLFRLMLRERTGVSKPFRTAVKAEIDHFVTELADDLRRIAEEQNKPLSEARLVAESMVTLVFNQGAEALDATPAEREELKAKLKTELRMILVGSQTLAKRQ, from the coding sequence TTGGCCACCAGAGCGGAGCAGAAACTGAAAACCCGGCGGGCACTGATGGATGCAGCGCTCTCGCAACTGAGCGCTGATCGGGGCTTTGGCAGCCTGAGTTTGCGGGAAGTTGCCCGGGAAGCGGGCATCGCCCCTACGTCTTTCTACCGGCACTTTGCGGAGCTTGATGAACTGGGCCTGGCTCTGGTGGACGAAGGTGGCGTTGCGTTGAGGCAACTGATGCGTCAGGCCCGAAAGCGGATTGCCCGTGACGGTGGCAGCGCCATTTCGACGTCCGTGGAAACATTCATGGAGTACCTGGGCAACAACGCGAATCTGTTCCGGCTCATGCTTCGGGAAAGAACCGGAGTGTCCAAGCCTTTTCGGACAGCGGTTAAGGCCGAGATTGATCATTTTGTCACCGAACTGGCGGACGACCTTCGGCGGATTGCAGAAGAACAGAACAAGCCACTCTCAGAGGCCAGGCTGGTGGCCGAATCCATGGTCACGCTGGTCTTCAATCAGGGAGCTGAAGCCTTGGATGCAACGCCGGCGGAGCGTGAAGAGCTGAAGGCCAAGCTGAAAACCGAGCTCAGAATGATATTGGTCGGATCCCAGACACTGGCGAAACGTCAGTAA
- the tadA gene encoding tRNA adenosine(34) deaminase TadA, whose translation MSEVTAEDKYWMTRALQLAGEASEKGEVPVGAVVVLDGKEIGAGFNAPISGCDPTAHAEIRALRDAAARVGNYRLPEATLYVTLEPCTMCVGAIVHGRISRLVYGASEPKAGAIESARRTLEEPHLNWDVTAVGGVLSDECSQVISEFFSRRRAEIRRLRKQNSGKE comes from the coding sequence ATGTCTGAGGTGACAGCGGAAGACAAATACTGGATGACTAGGGCGCTTCAGCTGGCCGGCGAAGCCTCAGAAAAAGGCGAGGTGCCTGTTGGCGCTGTGGTGGTTCTGGACGGCAAGGAGATCGGCGCTGGTTTTAACGCGCCGATTTCCGGTTGCGATCCCACGGCCCATGCAGAAATCCGGGCCCTGCGCGATGCCGCTGCCAGGGTGGGCAATTATCGGCTGCCCGAAGCCACGCTTTACGTTACTCTGGAGCCCTGTACCATGTGCGTCGGTGCCATCGTTCATGGCCGAATCAGTCGGCTTGTGTACGGTGCCAGTGAGCCCAAGGCAGGCGCGATAGAATCTGCACGCCGAACGCTTGAAGAGCCCCATCTGAACTGGGACGTGACCGCCGTTGGTGGTGTTCTCTCGGATGAGTGCAGCCAGGTCATCAGTGAGTTTTTCAGTCGGCGCCGGGCAGAGATCCGGCGTTTGCGCAAACAGAATTCAGGGAAGGAGTAG
- a CDS encoding HIT domain-containing protein, translating to MSEPVVFRLHERLEADTIGLGSTSLCEIRLMNDSTWPWVLLVPAVAGIREIYQLSADQQHQLVRESSALSETMMDAFGGDKMNVAALGNMVTQLHLHHIVRFEGDPAWPGPIWGKQAPVPYSEKELEQVRQRLAPLLAELQAGV from the coding sequence ATGAGTGAGCCGGTGGTTTTCCGATTACATGAGCGACTGGAGGCCGACACAATTGGCCTTGGAAGCACCTCGCTGTGTGAAATCCGGCTGATGAACGACAGTACCTGGCCGTGGGTGCTCTTGGTGCCGGCGGTTGCCGGGATCCGGGAGATATACCAGTTGTCGGCGGATCAGCAGCACCAGCTGGTCCGCGAGTCCTCGGCCCTCAGTGAAACCATGATGGATGCTTTTGGTGGCGACAAGATGAACGTCGCTGCCCTCGGCAACATGGTGACCCAGCTTCATCTTCATCACATCGTGCGATTTGAGGGCGATCCGGCCTGGCCGGGCCCGATATGGGGCAAGCAGGCGCCGGTGCCTTATTCCGAAAAGGAGTTGGAGCAGGTCCGGCAGCGGCTGGCTCCGTTGCTTGCCGAGCTCCAGGCCGGCGTTTAG
- a CDS encoding UDP-glucose dehydrogenase family protein yields MKITIFGTGYVGLVTGACLADVGHNVLCMDVDQGKIEKLKNGHIPIYEPGLESIVKHTVEAGRLSFTTDTEEAVRHGTLQFIAVGTPPDEDGSADLQYVTAVARSIGEHMEDYKVVVDKSTVPVGTGDKVKAAVRAQLDRRGLELEFDVVSNPEFLKEGAAINDFMKPDRIIVGTDSERAAELLREVYYPFNRNHDRMIFMDLRSAELTKYAANSMLATKISFMNEIANLAERLGADIEAVRRGIGSDPRIGYHFIYPGCGYGGSCFPKDVQALARTASDCGYDARLLNAVEGVNYAQKHVLFDKISHYFGGDLNGKVVAIWGLAFKPNTDDMREASSRTLMEDLWKAGARVQAFDPEAMEETQRLYGDQDGLTLCGTKEQAIKGADVLAICTEWKEFRSPDFESIAATIREPVVFDGRNLYEPEMLDRYGLIYYAIGRGRTQFHSD; encoded by the coding sequence ATGAAAATAACGATTTTTGGAACAGGTTATGTGGGCCTGGTAACCGGCGCATGTCTGGCAGATGTTGGCCATAACGTTCTGTGTATGGATGTTGACCAGGGCAAGATTGAGAAGCTGAAAAACGGTCACATCCCCATTTACGAACCTGGCCTGGAAAGTATCGTAAAGCACACGGTTGAAGCGGGTCGCCTTTCCTTCACAACCGATACAGAAGAAGCGGTTCGCCACGGAACCTTGCAGTTTATTGCCGTGGGCACGCCTCCCGACGAAGACGGCTCTGCCGACCTACAATATGTTACCGCTGTGGCCCGTTCCATTGGCGAGCACATGGAGGACTACAAGGTGGTGGTCGACAAGTCCACCGTACCGGTCGGTACCGGCGACAAAGTAAAAGCGGCGGTTCGCGCCCAGCTGGACCGTCGAGGTCTGGAGCTGGAGTTTGATGTGGTGTCCAACCCGGAGTTCCTCAAGGAAGGGGCGGCTATCAACGATTTCATGAAGCCGGATCGTATTATTGTCGGCACCGACAGCGAGCGGGCGGCGGAGTTGCTGCGCGAAGTCTACTACCCGTTCAACCGCAATCACGACCGTATGATCTTTATGGACCTGCGGTCCGCGGAGCTCACCAAGTATGCGGCCAACTCCATGCTGGCCACCAAGATCAGCTTTATGAACGAAATCGCCAACCTGGCAGAGCGGCTGGGAGCCGATATTGAAGCGGTGCGCCGGGGCATTGGTTCCGACCCACGCATTGGTTATCACTTCATCTACCCGGGTTGCGGTTACGGCGGTTCCTGTTTCCCGAAGGATGTTCAGGCCCTGGCCCGAACCGCCAGTGACTGTGGCTACGACGCGCGGCTGCTCAATGCCGTGGAAGGTGTTAACTACGCCCAGAAGCACGTGCTGTTCGACAAGATCAGCCATTATTTTGGGGGCGATCTGAATGGCAAGGTTGTTGCCATCTGGGGGCTGGCGTTCAAACCCAACACCGATGACATGCGCGAAGCTTCCTCCCGCACCCTGATGGAAGATCTCTGGAAAGCCGGCGCCAGGGTCCAGGCTTTTGACCCGGAGGCCATGGAGGAGACCCAGCGACTTTATGGTGACCAGGATGGCCTGACCCTGTGCGGCACTAAAGAACAGGCTATTAAGGGGGCGGATGTCCTCGCTATCTGCACCGAGTGGAAAGAATTCCGTTCGCCGGACTTCGAATCCATTGCCGCGACCATCCGTGAGCCGGTGGTCTTTGACGGCCGTAACCTGTATGAACCGGAAATGCTTGATCGCTACGGCCTCATTTACTACGCCATTGGCCGTGGCCGCACACAGTTCCACTCGGACTGA
- the ruvC gene encoding crossover junction endodeoxyribonuclease RuvC, producing the protein MAIILGVDPGSRITGYGVIRADGRHIEYIDSGCIRVGEKPMAERLQTIFQSLATLIGEYRPEEFAIEQVFMARNPDSALKLGQARGAAIVSAANSGLAVHEYSARQVKQAVVGKGGADKSQVQHMVQVLLSLSRKPQADAADALAIAMCHAHMSQSILRVASGAGKVRSGRVRQQ; encoded by the coding sequence GTGGCGATAATTCTTGGCGTTGATCCGGGATCACGAATTACCGGTTACGGCGTCATTCGGGCGGATGGTCGACACATCGAGTACATCGACAGTGGCTGTATCCGGGTGGGGGAGAAGCCCATGGCGGAGCGCCTTCAGACGATCTTTCAGAGCCTTGCCACCCTGATCGGAGAGTACCGACCGGAAGAATTCGCCATTGAGCAAGTGTTCATGGCCCGCAATCCTGACTCCGCCCTGAAACTTGGCCAGGCCCGTGGTGCGGCCATCGTCAGTGCCGCCAACAGTGGGCTGGCGGTTCATGAGTACTCCGCAAGGCAGGTAAAGCAGGCGGTGGTTGGCAAAGGTGGCGCAGACAAGTCCCAGGTGCAGCACATGGTTCAGGTGTTGCTCTCACTCTCACGCAAGCCCCAGGCCGATGCGGCCGATGCGCTGGCAATTGCCATGTGCCATGCCCACATGAGCCAGAGTATTCTGCGGGTGGCCAGTGGGGCCGGCAAGGTCAGAAGTGGTCGCGTGCGACAACAATAA